One Scylla paramamosain isolate STU-SP2022 chromosome 7, ASM3559412v1, whole genome shotgun sequence DNA window includes the following coding sequences:
- the LOC135101815 gene encoding troponin T, cardiac muscle isoforms-like: MAYLFSAGGTAAPKSNRVDSRHEEELERRQVAWRLMKRRDKERKAKEAKERAKAERAREKAEKKAYKALLKSGAVRRGSKAQMAEEGEAGNTSLGLHFLG; encoded by the exons ATGGCATACCTCTTCAGCGCCGGAGGAACCGCCGCCCCGAAGTCGAACAGAGT TGACAGCAGGCATGAGGAAGAGTTGGAGCGCAGGCAGGTGGCGTGGCGGCTTATGAAGAGgcgagacaaggagagaaaagccaaggaagcgaaggagagagcaaaagcagagagagcaagagaaaaggCTGAGAAGAAGGCTTACAAAGCTCTGCTCAAGTCCGGCGCCGTCAGGAGAGGGAGTAAGGCACAG ATGGCCGAGGAGGGCGAGGCGGGAAACACAAGCTTGGGTCTTCACTTCCTGGGGTGA